ATCAAGGTGCTCTTGCCGGAACCGTTCGGCCCGATCAGGCCATGCACGCTGCCTTTGACGATATCCAGGTTGACTTCATTCAAGGCCTTGAGGCCGCCGAACTGCATCAGGATTTTCCGGCCGCTAAGCAGCGTGCTGCCGACAGCGGCGCCGCCGACAGCTGGCCCCCAAGCCTGTCCAGGCTGGGCGGCAACGCTGACCGGCTGGTCGCTTGCCGCCGCTTTGTAGCCAAGGAGATTGCGAGCGAAGCCGACGATCCCGTCCTGCAGGTAATACACCACGAACAGCGTCATCACGCCGAAGATCGTCAGGCGCCAATCGGTGATGTTTTCCAGCCGATAGGAAAATATCGCCATGCCGACAGTCGCGGCCAGGGGCACCGCCAGTTCGCGCAAGGTTTTGCGTTTTTTCCATAGCAGGAAGGCGCTTGCCAGCACGCCGATCACGGCCGCCGCCGTAGCGATCTGGCGGAACAGTTCGATATCAGCCAGCAGACTCGGCAGCATGACCACGATCAGCGCGCCCAGCAGCGAACCGATGCGGCTCTTGCGCCCCCCCATGATCACCGCCAGCAGGAACAGGATGGTCAGCTCGAAGTTGTAGGTGTTCGGCGAGATATATTCTTCCGAATAGGCATACAGGCTGCCAGCCAGGCCGGCCAGCGCGGCGCTGATCACGAACGCGATCACTTTGTAGCGGTACACTGAGACGCCCATGCAGTCCGACGCAATCGGGCTATCGCGCAGCGCCTGGAAGGCGCGCCCGAGATACGATTTGACGATACGGTGGACCACGATCAGCGACAGCACCATCAAGGCCGCCACCAGGTAGAAGTAACCGACTTCGCTGAGACGGTGGCCGAAGAACTCCGGCTTGGTCAGCTTGATCCCCATCGGTCCGTCTGTCAGGAAACTCATTTCATTGATCAGGATCTGGATGATGGTGCCGAACGCTAGCGTCACCATGGCCAGGTAAGGCCCGGTCACGCGCAGCGCCGGCAAGGCCAGGATGGCGCCGAACAAGGCGGTCACCGCCAGGCTGGCCGGGGCGGCGATCAGGAACGGCCAGCCCAGCTTGAACACCAGCACGCCGGTGGTATAGGAACCGATGCCGAACAGGCCGGCATGGCCCAGCGACACCTGGCCGGTATAGCCGACCACGATATCCAGACCGAACAGCAGGATGGCGTAAATCAGGATGGTTTCCGCCAGGTGGATGTAATACGGATTCGGGATAACTTGCGGAAACGCCAGCAGCAGCAAGATGCCGGCTATCGACAGTGCGAATAACTTTTTACTCATCTTCACACCTTCTTGATGGCAGTCTTGCCGAACAGGCCGGCCGGTTTGATCGCCAGCACCAGCAACAGCAGCACCAGACCCGGCACTTCCTTGTAGCCGGT
This Collimonas sp. PA-H2 DNA region includes the following protein-coding sequences:
- a CDS encoding ATP-binding cassette domain-containing protein, whose product is MSKKLFALSIAGILLLLAFPQVIPNPYYIHLAETILIYAILLFGLDIVVGYTGQVSLGHAGLFGIGSYTTGVLVFKLGWPFLIAAPASLAVTALFGAILALPALRVTGPYLAMVTLAFGTIIQILINEMSFLTDGPMGIKLTKPEFFGHRLSEVGYFYLVAALMVLSLIVVHRIVKSYLGRAFQALRDSPIASDCMGVSVYRYKVIAFVISAALAGLAGSLYAYSEEYISPNTYNFELTILFLLAVIMGGRKSRIGSLLGALIVVMLPSLLADIELFRQIATAAAVIGVLASAFLLWKKRKTLRELAVPLAATVGMAIFSYRLENITDWRLTIFGVMTLFVVYYLQDGIVGFARNLLGYKAAASDQPVSVAAQPGQAWGPAVGGAAVGSTLLSGRKILMQFGGLKALNEVNLDIVKGSVHGLIGPNGSGKSTLMNVLTGIYKPTAGKVEFNGKTISGTTPAAIALGGVARTFQNVQLFGEMSATENVLVGLHHTFRSNVLDVIFHTPRYRREEQQARQRAASILEFVGLSELAGEEARNLPYGKQRLLEIGRALGLNPELLLLDEPAAGLTAPDIKELIAIIHKIRQHGITIILIEHHMDVVMSISDTVTVLDFGQKIAEGKPAAVQSDAKVIEAYLGGSAGEDADSAAAVVAAEAGVPSTSKPAGL